The proteins below are encoded in one region of Nitrosomonas ureae:
- a CDS encoding P-II family nitrogen regulator, whose translation MNNSIAMKRFEVIVEIEYHDALIELLKRSGIRGYTVIKDAGGRGARGLRNPDDRILPDENAVTIFACKEDLAQKVLNELQPAMKGFGGICMISDCHAQTHFDN comes from the coding sequence ATGAACAATTCAATAGCAATGAAAAGATTCGAAGTCATTGTAGAAATAGAATATCATGATGCGTTAATTGAATTACTCAAAAGATCCGGAATACGCGGATATACCGTTATTAAGGATGCAGGAGGGCGGGGGGCGCGAGGTCTCCGAAATCCTGATGATAGAATTCTACCCGATGAAAATGCCGTGACAATTTTTGCTTGTAAGGAAGATCTGGCACAGAAAGTACTTAATGAGTTGCAGCCCGCGATGAAAGGTTTCGGTGGTATATGTATGATTTCGGATTGCCATGCACAAACGCATTTCGATAATTAA